The genomic segment ACCGGTTCGGCGCGGTCGACGAGATCGCTCTGTACGAGATGACCTCGGCCGGGCTGTCCGAGGTCGCCGACCCGTCGCGGGCCCTCCTGGCGGAGCGCCGGGCGGGGATGCCGGGGAGCGCGGTTTCGGCGTCCCTCGAGGGAACGCGCCCCCTCCTCGTCGAGATCCAGGCCCTCGTGGGACCGGCGGTCTCGGGCTCCGCGCGCCGCAGCGCCGTCGGACTCGATTCCGGCCGGCTCGCGATGGTGCTCGCGGTGCTCGAAGCGCGGGCGGCTCTGCCCGTGTCGTCGCGGGAGATCTTCGTCTCGTGCGCCGGGGGATTCGACGTCCGGGAGCCGGCCGCCGATCTCGCTCTCGCCGCCGCCGTCCTTTCGTCGCACCGCGGAGAGCCCCTGCCCGCCGACGCCTTCTTCATCGGAGAGATCGGCCTCCTCGGGGAGGTGCGCTCGGTGAGCGATGCGGCCTCCCGTCTTCGGGAAGGGGCGGCGCACGGCTTCCGGCGGGTCTACCTGCCGCGATCCGATGCCGCGGCCGCGCGGGAGTTTCCGGACCTGAAGGCGACGCCGGTCGCCGAGGTCAAGGACCTGACCTAGTCGCGGGTCACGAGGACAAGTCACGGGTCGGGTCCGCGGGTTCCGAGTCCGATCTCCCGCTAAAGGTCGTCGACTCGCGACGAGAAGACTCGCCGACTCGTGCCCGACTCGAGATCAGATCTCGACGTATTCGGGATCTTTTCCCGTGATCTTCCGGAACGCCTCGAGATAGCGGTCGCGCGTACCGCGCACGACGTCCCCGGGAAGGGGCGGCGCCGGAGGCGTCTTGTCCCAGCCGGTCCGCTCCAGCCAGTCGCGGATGAACTGCTTGTCGAGAGACGGTGGAGATGAGCCGGGCCGGTAGGAGCCCGCGGGCCAGAAGCGGGACGAGTCGGGCGTGAACGCTTCGTCGATCCAGACCAGCCGGCCGTCGCGGACGCCGAATTCGATCTTCGAGTCCGCGAGGAGGATCCCCTTCTCCTCGCACCGCCGCGCGACTTCCCGGTAGAGCGCCAGCGTGCGGCTCTCGAGCTCGCGCGCGCGTTCGGTCCCGAGGGCGTCGGCGAGGCGGGAGAGGGGAACGTTCTCGTCGTGGCCGGTCTCCGCCTTCGTCGCCGGCGTGAAGATCGGCTCGGGGAGCCGGGACGCTTCCTTCAGGCCGGGGGGGAGGCGGACGCCGCAGATCGCGCCTTCCCGGACGTAATCCTTCCAGCCGGAGCCCGCGAGATACCCTCGCGCCACGCACTCGAACGGAATGACCTCGCACTTGCGCGCGATCACGGCGCGTCCGGGCAGGTCGTCTCCCGACGCTCCCTCGGGGAACTTCGCGGCGTCGGTCTCGACGAGGTGGTTTTCGACGGACGGGAACCGGGAAAACCAGAAGTTCGAGAGCTGGTTCAGGACCTTGCCTTTGTCCGGGATTCCCGGCGACAGGACGACGTCGAACGCGGAGACGCGGTCCGTCGCGACGATCAGCAGGCGGTCGCCGAGGTCGTAGACGTCGCGCACCTTTCCCCGGCGCACGAGCGGGAACGGAAGCGAAGTCGAGGAGATCGGATTCACCGGCGGCGAGTCTAGCAGGTGTCTTCCGGGGGCCGCGCCGAATTGAGTTTCCGGGGATCGCTTGCTATGGTCGCCGCGATGCTCCTCTCCGCGGCCGTCCTCCTCTCCGCGCTCGGTTTCTTCCCTTCCTCTCCGACGGTCACCACGTTCCGGACGCGCGATTTCGCGGGACGTTCCTTCCCCGACGCGGTCGTCCGCTCTTCGGGCGAACGTCTCCGGATCGAGGCGTTCGGGCGCGCCTTCCTCTTCGACGGCCGCTCGTGGTACGCCGATCGGCCGCTCCGCGAGGAGGAGTCGGGCGCCGTCGCCTTCCTCGCGCTCTTCGAGGAGGGACCCGCCGTGGAGCGCGCCGACGCCTCCGGGAGACCGACGGTGATCGTCGACGTCCCCGCCGGAAAGAAGAAGGCGCGGGTCGAGTACCGGTGGGACGGGGCCGGGCTCGCCGCGGCCAACCTCGTCTTCAGCGACGGCAGCGGTTTCCAGTTCCGCCGCGAGTCGTCGGTGGCGGCGATCCTCCCGCCGTCCGACTTCGAGCCTCCGCGGGTCGTCGCGCCGACTCCCGGGGGAGTCGCGGGCACGGGCAACGGCGGGAGCGATGCCGCCGCCGTCGATCGGCTGTTCGCGCTCTCGATCAGCGACGCGGAACAGCTCGCGTTCGAGAAGGCGGGCGGCGTCGGGAGATTCCGTCCGCGGGTCCGCAGGTGAGGTTCTCCCTCGCCCGCGTCGCGCCCGCGCTCGTCGCGCTGTTCCCGATCGGGTGCACCGCCGCGAAACCGGCGCCGCGGACGATCCATCCGGCGGCCGCGCCGGCGCGGACGCCCGCTCCGGCGCCCGGCCCGGCGGGCGCGGAGGGACGGGCGTTCGCCGCCCGGCTCTTCGGCCGGGACCCGCTCGTCGCCGACGTCCGCCTCCTCCGGTACGTCGCGCTGGTCGGCCGGACCTGCGCGGGCGCACGCGCCGGAGAATGGCGCTTCGCGGTGACGCAGTCGACGATTCCGTACGCGACGGCGTTTCCCGGCCGCATCGCCGTGATCTCGCGGGGCCTTCTCGTCCTGCTCGGCTCGGAGGCGGAGCTCGCCGTCGTCCTTTCGCGCGAGGTCTGCCGCGGCGAGGCCTCTCCCGCCCGGGATTTCCCGGGGCCGGCCGGAGAGAG from the Thermoanaerobaculia bacterium genome contains:
- a CDS encoding phosphoribosylaminoimidazolesuccinocarboxamide synthase, with amino-acid sequence MNPISSTSLPFPLVRRGKVRDVYDLGDRLLIVATDRVSAFDVVLSPGIPDKGKVLNQLSNFWFSRFPSVENHLVETDAAKFPEGASGDDLPGRAVIARKCEVIPFECVARGYLAGSGWKDYVREGAICGVRLPPGLKEASRLPEPIFTPATKAETGHDENVPLSRLADALGTERARELESRTLALYREVARRCEEKGILLADSKIEFGVRDGRLVWIDEAFTPDSSRFWPAGSYRPGSSPPSLDKQFIRDWLERTGWDKTPPAPPLPGDVVRGTRDRYLEAFRKITGKDPEYVEI